A window of Metabacillus sp. B2-18 contains these coding sequences:
- the asnS gene encoding asparagine--tRNA ligase, producing the protein MKTTIAEVGKYVGQEVTIGAWLSNKRSSGKIAFLQLRDGTGFIQGVVVKAEVAEEVFQNAKSITQETSLYVSGIVKEDERSPFGYELGVTNIRVISESVDYPITPKEHGTEFLMDHRHLWLRSKRQHAVMKIRNEIIRSTYEFFNKEGFVKVDPPILTGSAPEGTSELFHTKYFDEDAYLSQSGQLYMEAAAMALGKVFSFGPTFRAEKSKTRRHLIEFWMIEPEMAFYEFEDNLQVQEAYVSFIAQSVLENCSLELNTLGRDISKLEKIKAPFPRITYDDAIKFLQEKGFTDIKWGDDFGAPHETAIAESYDKPVFITHYPTSLKPFYMQPDPNREEVVLCADLIAPEGYGEIIGGSERIHDEQLLKQRIEEHQLDEQAYEWYLQLRKYGSVPHSGFGLGLERTVAWLSGVEHVRETIPFPRLLNRLYP; encoded by the coding sequence GTGAAAACAACAATTGCAGAAGTTGGAAAATATGTTGGACAAGAAGTAACAATTGGAGCATGGCTTTCAAATAAACGCTCAAGCGGTAAAATTGCTTTTCTTCAATTAAGAGATGGTACAGGCTTTATTCAAGGCGTTGTAGTAAAGGCTGAGGTTGCAGAAGAGGTATTTCAAAATGCAAAGTCTATTACTCAGGAAACTTCTCTTTATGTATCTGGTATCGTTAAGGAAGATGAACGTTCTCCCTTTGGTTATGAATTAGGAGTTACAAATATTCGCGTTATTTCTGAATCTGTTGATTATCCTATAACACCAAAAGAGCATGGAACAGAATTTTTAATGGATCATCGTCATTTATGGCTTCGTTCAAAACGTCAGCATGCAGTAATGAAAATTAGAAACGAAATCATTAGATCAACATATGAGTTTTTTAATAAAGAAGGTTTTGTTAAAGTTGATCCTCCAATTCTAACAGGAAGTGCACCGGAAGGAACATCTGAATTATTCCATACAAAATACTTTGATGAGGATGCTTATTTATCTCAAAGTGGTCAATTATATATGGAAGCAGCAGCTATGGCGTTAGGAAAGGTATTTTCGTTTGGTCCTACGTTCCGAGCAGAAAAGTCAAAAACACGCCGCCATCTTATTGAATTTTGGATGATTGAGCCTGAAATGGCTTTTTATGAATTTGAAGATAATCTTCAAGTACAAGAAGCGTATGTATCATTTATTGCCCAGAGTGTTCTAGAAAATTGTTCTCTTGAACTTAATACATTAGGAAGAGATATATCTAAATTAGAAAAAATTAAGGCACCTTTCCCAAGAATTACGTATGATGATGCAATTAAGTTTCTTCAAGAAAAAGGATTTACAGATATTAAATGGGGAGACGATTTTGGTGCTCCGCATGAAACAGCAATTGCAGAAAGCTATGATAAACCTGTATTTATCACACATTATCCAACAAGCTTAAAACCTTTTTATATGCAACCAGACCCTAACCGTGAAGAGGTTGTGCTGTGTGCAGATTTAATTGCACCTGAAGGCTATGGTGAAATCATTGGTGGTTCTGAGCGTATTCATGACGAGCAGTTACTTAAACAACGCATAGAAGAGCATCAATTAGACGAACAAGCTTATGAATGGTATCTGCAGCTTAGAAAGTATGGTTCTGTACCACATTCTGGATTTGGCCTAGGTCTTGAGAGAACAGTAGCATGGTTAAGTGGAGTTGAACATGTTCGTGAAACAATTCCATTCCCTCGCTTATTAAACAGACTTTATCCATAA
- a CDS encoding cell wall elongation regulator TseB-like domain-containing protein: protein MGRKTWIFIAVFSVIFIAAVWIFTATYQAAREQYTNGHEQSKKKAMESANLSTITEITTFNSDKQYHVLTGEKANNEGVYVWVYKKEKEDKMLVKKRSSGITLDEAIKIVNNEYDPSEIISVQLGMDEEIPIWEVKYKDKSDRYTFDYVNFYDGEIIKHMALKTKTSS, encoded by the coding sequence ATGGGAAGAAAAACTTGGATATTCATTGCTGTCTTCTCAGTAATCTTTATTGCAGCTGTATGGATCTTTACAGCAACATATCAGGCTGCAAGAGAACAATACACGAATGGTCATGAGCAGTCAAAGAAAAAAGCCATGGAGTCAGCGAATCTTTCGACGATAACGGAAATTACGACGTTTAATAGTGATAAACAATATCATGTATTAACAGGTGAAAAAGCTAATAATGAGGGTGTATATGTCTGGGTGTACAAAAAGGAAAAAGAAGATAAAATGTTAGTGAAAAAAAGGTCTTCAGGTATTACACTAGATGAAGCCATTAAGATAGTTAATAATGAATATGATCCATCAGAAATCATAAGTGTTCAGTTAGGTATGGATGAAGAAATACCCATTTGGGAAGTGAAGTACAAAGACAAATCTGATCGCTATACATTTGATTATGTGAATTTTTATGATGGTGAAATTATTAAACATATGGCATTAAAAACAAAAACTTCATCTTAA
- a CDS encoding YpmA family protein, translating into MESKIEIVSTVTVDHSDDLYKIVDLLNRTLKRNDLMFGLALDQEDKSKAVFTIYRT; encoded by the coding sequence TTGGAAAGTAAAATTGAAATTGTATCAACTGTAACTGTAGATCATTCTGATGATTTATATAAAATTGTTGACTTGCTGAATCGTACATTAAAAAGAAATGATTTAATGTTTGGTCTTGCTCTTGATCAGGAAGATAAATCAAAAGCAGTATTTACTATATACCGAACTTAA
- the dinG gene encoding ATP-dependent DNA helicase DinG — MKEQRYVVIDIETTGNSPKKGDKIIQVAAVTIENGKIVDRYMSFVNPMQEIPPFIEQLTGISNNMVEGAPTFGEIAEELHNMLSDAFFVAHNVYFDLSFLQEEFKSYGYYFSGPVLDTVELTRMAFPTEKSYKLSDLSDEFNMLHVNPHRADSDAEATALLLLHIFKKLNDLPTITIQQLIKLAGSFISDVEEILEDFLSKKLLTLKEQVNPNVEIVRTIAIKQQNDTMELGEKRVELEHDNILNIFTKERESISKVLPTYRVRSGQLKMMSEVLDALTTHQHSIIEAGTGSGKTIGYLVPALIHSIKEKRPLIVSTHTNHLQTQILEKEIPFLLKVLPFPFTATILKGQRHYLCLQKFEQSLKDLDDNYDFILTKAQILIWLTQTETGDVDELNLPSGGRTLWENLHVDNSSFHNNPFSSKCFYQTARAKASEANVIITNHAMLLSDIEREEKILPDYQEVIIDEAHHFQHVATEQLGIKLHYLELNYMMNSLGFLNTNGLLKKFIQCQQKFHLESSAFSQKIEQNLMELQEETQQFFSGLHAYVLKRKKDSLLNRTSYRLQTEKENNRTWNSILELANRIQFMIHDLLKLLDKELAKFNGISTKELSITEKLTIENVRKVIEKMNVYKKNIEFLFFGEYDSVVKWIEIESKGAKNAVYIYAQPVQVSDYLADKFFANVQSAVLTSATLTVKKSFSYFINNIGLTDFFPKQVVLESPFDYEKQVKLFVPTDMPIVNEVSIKEYSEAIAAHIGTVAQISNGKMLVLFTSYEMLRKTYQIVKEDVTLDDFAIMGQGTGSGSRSRLTKNFKQFDKAILLGTSSFWEGVDFPGEDLKALMIVRLPFASPDDPVVAATSKYMEEQGANAFYEYSLPEAILRFKQGLGRLVRHEDDRGILFVLDNRIITSRYGKDFLTSIPTIDMESKPMHHLTHSIDNWINNKKGG; from the coding sequence ATGAAAGAACAACGTTATGTTGTGATCGATATAGAAACAACTGGTAATTCACCTAAAAAAGGGGACAAAATCATTCAAGTTGCTGCTGTAACAATTGAGAATGGCAAAATTGTTGATCGTTATATGAGCTTTGTTAATCCTATGCAAGAAATCCCACCTTTTATTGAACAACTAACAGGAATTTCAAATAATATGGTGGAAGGTGCTCCTACATTTGGTGAAATTGCCGAAGAACTACATAACATGTTATCTGATGCCTTTTTTGTCGCCCATAATGTCTATTTCGATTTGTCTTTTTTACAAGAAGAGTTTAAAAGTTATGGTTATTATTTTTCAGGGCCAGTTCTTGACACAGTGGAATTAACGAGAATGGCTTTTCCTACTGAAAAAAGCTATAAATTATCTGATCTAAGTGATGAATTTAATATGCTGCATGTTAATCCTCATCGAGCTGATAGTGATGCTGAAGCAACAGCATTATTATTATTACATATTTTTAAAAAGTTAAATGACTTGCCAACTATTACCATACAGCAGCTAATAAAACTGGCAGGCTCTTTTATAAGCGATGTAGAGGAAATACTTGAAGATTTTCTATCAAAGAAACTTCTAACGTTAAAAGAACAAGTAAATCCCAATGTAGAAATTGTTCGAACAATTGCGATCAAACAGCAAAATGACACTATGGAGCTGGGAGAAAAAAGGGTTGAATTAGAACATGATAACATTTTAAATATCTTTACTAAAGAACGGGAAAGCATCTCAAAAGTATTACCAACCTATCGTGTACGATCTGGGCAGCTTAAAATGATGAGTGAAGTATTGGACGCATTAACAACGCATCAACATAGTATCATTGAAGCTGGTACTGGAAGTGGAAAAACAATTGGATACCTTGTACCTGCTTTAATACACTCAATAAAAGAGAAAAGACCGTTAATTGTCAGCACACATACAAATCATTTACAAACGCAAATACTTGAAAAAGAAATTCCTTTTTTACTGAAGGTTTTACCGTTTCCTTTTACAGCAACGATATTAAAGGGGCAGCGCCATTATTTATGTTTGCAAAAGTTTGAACAATCACTAAAAGACTTAGATGATAATTATGACTTTATATTGACGAAGGCCCAAATATTAATTTGGTTAACACAAACAGAAACTGGTGATGTGGACGAGTTAAACCTTCCATCTGGTGGAAGAACATTATGGGAGAACCTACATGTAGACAATTCATCCTTCCATAATAACCCGTTCTCTTCGAAATGTTTCTATCAAACAGCAAGGGCAAAAGCATCAGAAGCGAATGTTATCATAACGAATCATGCAATGCTGCTATCTGATATTGAAAGAGAAGAAAAAATCTTGCCTGATTATCAGGAAGTTATAATTGATGAAGCACATCATTTTCAGCATGTAGCGACTGAACAACTTGGAATCAAATTACACTATTTAGAGCTTAACTACATGATGAATTCATTAGGATTTTTGAATACAAATGGTCTTTTAAAGAAATTTATTCAATGTCAGCAAAAGTTTCATCTTGAAAGCTCTGCTTTTTCACAAAAAATAGAGCAGAACCTAATGGAATTACAAGAAGAAACACAACAATTTTTTTCAGGTCTACACGCCTATGTTTTAAAAAGAAAAAAAGATTCATTATTAAATCGTACCTCTTACCGATTACAAACTGAAAAAGAAAACAATCGAACGTGGAACTCGATCCTAGAGTTAGCAAATAGAATTCAATTTATGATCCATGATCTTTTGAAGTTATTGGATAAAGAACTTGCAAAATTTAATGGGATCTCAACAAAAGAATTATCGATTACAGAGAAGCTAACAATTGAAAACGTAAGAAAAGTAATCGAAAAAATGAATGTGTATAAGAAAAATATTGAGTTTTTATTTTTTGGAGAATATGATTCGGTTGTTAAATGGATTGAAATTGAATCAAAAGGTGCTAAAAATGCGGTATATATTTACGCTCAGCCTGTACAAGTATCTGACTACTTAGCAGATAAGTTCTTTGCTAACGTACAAAGTGCAGTGCTTACTTCTGCCACTTTAACGGTAAAAAAATCATTCTCCTATTTCATTAATAATATTGGACTAACTGATTTTTTCCCGAAGCAGGTTGTACTAGAATCACCGTTTGACTATGAAAAACAAGTGAAATTGTTTGTTCCAACTGATATGCCGATTGTAAATGAGGTTTCTATAAAGGAATACTCAGAGGCGATTGCAGCACATATTGGAACTGTAGCTCAAATTTCCAATGGAAAAATGCTCGTTTTATTTACTTCTTATGAAATGTTGAGAAAAACGTATCAAATTGTAAAAGAAGATGTAACATTAGATGATTTTGCCATAATGGGGCAAGGAACAGGAAGTGGAAGTAGATCGAGACTAACGAAAAATTTCAAACAATTCGATAAGGCCATTTTGTTAGGGACAAGCAGCTTCTGGGAAGGAGTTGATTTCCCTGGAGAGGATCTAAAGGCTCTTATGATTGTTCGACTTCCATTTGCTTCACCGGATGACCCTGTTGTAGCTGCAACGAGTAAATATATGGAAGAGCAAGGTGCGAATGCTTTTTATGAATATTCACTGCCAGAGGCCATTCTAAGATTTAAACAGGGTTTAGGACGCTTAGTTAGACATGAAGATGATCGCGGTATTCTGTTTGTATTGGACAATCGTATTATTACATCAAGATATGGGAAAGATTTTTTAACATCAATTCCAACTATAGACATGGAGTCAAAACCAATGCATCATCTTACACATTCTATTGATAATTGGATCAACAACAAAAAGGGTGGCTGA
- the panD gene encoding aspartate 1-decarboxylase has product MFRTMLNAKIHRARVTEANLNYVGSITIDEDIIDAVGMVANEKVQIVNNNNGARFETYIIPGKRGSGVVCLNGAAARLVQEGDIVIILTYTMVQEEKLSTHQPKIAIMDENNKIVEILGQEPAATIL; this is encoded by the coding sequence ATGTTTCGTACAATGTTAAATGCTAAAATACATCGTGCTCGTGTAACAGAGGCTAATTTAAATTACGTAGGTAGTATAACAATAGACGAAGACATTATCGATGCTGTCGGTATGGTTGCAAACGAAAAAGTGCAAATCGTTAATAATAACAACGGTGCACGATTTGAGACATATATCATTCCAGGTAAAAGAGGCAGTGGAGTTGTTTGTTTAAATGGTGCTGCTGCAAGGCTTGTTCAAGAAGGAGACATAGTTATTATTCTTACTTATACAATGGTACAAGAAGAGAAACTATCTACTCATCAACCGAAGATTGCTATTATGGATGAAAATAATAAAATTGTAGAAATTTTAGGTCAAGAACCAGCTGCAACAATTCTATAA
- the panC gene encoding pantoate--beta-alanine ligase, translating into MNIVSTIQELRNEIRLFKQENLTIGFVPTMGYLHEGHLKLLEEARKENDIVVLSIFVNPLQFGPNEDFDSYPRNAERDQELAEQAGVDLIFTPPVKEMYPDETAYTVIVKKRIDVLCGRSRTGHFDGVATVLTKLFNMVQPDRAYFGMKDAQQVAVIDGLISEFNFPIDLVAVPTIREEDGLAKSSRNVNLNDRERNEATALYKSLCEAKELILNGERSKQKVIELVTSIISANTSGKIDYIEILNYPKLEEIEVLHGNIIIAVAVKFTNARLIDNITIEV; encoded by the coding sequence ATGAACATTGTCAGTACAATCCAGGAATTAAGAAATGAAATACGTTTATTTAAACAAGAAAATCTAACAATCGGTTTTGTACCAACAATGGGTTATTTACACGAAGGTCACTTAAAGCTTTTAGAAGAAGCAAGAAAAGAGAACGATATTGTCGTGTTAAGCATATTTGTTAATCCTCTACAATTTGGACCAAATGAAGATTTTGATTCGTACCCAAGAAATGCCGAAAGAGACCAGGAACTAGCAGAGCAGGCAGGTGTTGATCTTATCTTTACTCCACCTGTAAAAGAGATGTATCCTGATGAAACTGCTTATACGGTCATTGTTAAAAAGAGGATAGATGTATTATGTGGAAGATCAAGAACAGGACATTTTGATGGAGTTGCAACAGTTTTAACGAAATTATTTAACATGGTTCAACCTGACAGAGCTTATTTTGGCATGAAGGATGCCCAACAAGTAGCGGTTATAGACGGGTTGATAAGTGAGTTTAACTTTCCAATTGATTTAGTAGCTGTTCCGACAATTAGGGAAGAAGACGGATTAGCAAAAAGCTCACGTAATGTTAACTTAAATGATCGTGAAAGAAATGAAGCAACAGCTTTATATAAAAGCTTATGTGAAGCAAAGGAATTGATCTTAAATGGAGAACGAAGTAAACAAAAAGTAATTGAACTTGTTACTTCCATTATTTCAGCTAATACATCAGGAAAGATTGATTATATTGAAATCCTTAATTATCCAAAGCTAGAGGAAATTGAGGTACTTCATGGAAATATTATCATTGCTGTCGCTGTGAAGTTTACAAATGCAAGACTAATTGATAATATAACGATTGAAGTTTAA
- the panB gene encoding 3-methyl-2-oxobutanoate hydroxymethyltransferase: MKTRQDFMKMKEKNEPISMLTAYDFPSAKQAEIAGVDMILVGDSLGMVVLGYDSTIPVTVNDMIHHTKAVKRGAKDTFVVTDMPFMSYHLSKDESLKNAARIMQEGGADAVKVEGADGVTPIIEALTFGGIPVVAHLGLTPQSVNVLGGYKVQGKDAEAARKLIEDAKKCQAAGAIALVLECVPQQLALEITRLLSIPTIGIGAGRQTDGQVLVYHDLVGYGSGYVPKFVKQYASIAETTISAISQYVAEVKSRSFPEEKHSFNMKEEELHSLYGGIKK, from the coding sequence ATGAAAACAAGACAAGATTTTATGAAAATGAAAGAAAAAAATGAACCAATCTCAATGCTGACGGCTTACGATTTTCCAAGTGCAAAACAAGCTGAAATCGCCGGAGTTGATATGATTCTTGTTGGAGATTCATTAGGAATGGTTGTGTTAGGGTATGACTCCACAATACCTGTTACTGTTAACGATATGATTCATCATACGAAAGCAGTAAAAAGAGGAGCAAAAGATACATTTGTTGTAACAGATATGCCGTTTATGTCTTATCACCTTTCAAAGGATGAATCTTTAAAAAACGCTGCAAGAATTATGCAGGAAGGTGGAGCAGATGCTGTAAAGGTAGAGGGTGCAGATGGTGTTACTCCTATAATTGAAGCGCTTACTTTTGGTGGAATACCAGTTGTTGCTCATCTTGGGTTAACACCTCAGTCAGTTAATGTCCTAGGGGGATACAAAGTTCAAGGAAAAGATGCAGAGGCAGCTCGAAAGCTAATTGAAGATGCTAAAAAATGTCAAGCTGCAGGGGCAATAGCTCTAGTTTTAGAATGTGTTCCACAGCAGTTAGCGCTTGAGATAACAAGATTACTTTCAATCCCAACAATTGGTATTGGTGCAGGGCGTCAAACGGACGGTCAAGTGTTAGTATATCATGATCTAGTAGGGTACGGTTCAGGTTATGTTCCGAAATTTGTAAAACAATATGCCTCTATAGCTGAAACAACGATATCTGCAATTTCACAATATGTTGCAGAGGTGAAAAGCAGAAGCTTTCCGGAGGAGAAACACTCCTTTAACATGAAGGAGGAAGAGCTACACAGCTTATATGGAGGAATAAAGAAATGA
- a CDS encoding biotin--[acetyl-CoA-carboxylase] ligase, protein MQSELRTKLLEAFSNAEGEFVSGQKISEYIGCSRTAVWKHIEELRKDGYELEAVRRLGYRITKKPNKISSNEIQIGLKTKTLGRHVHFEETVASTQKIAQTLAGNGAPEGTIVVADQQTNGRGRMAREWYSPSGTGIWMSLIIRPNIPIHSTPQLTLLTAVAIVQAIEELTPVKPDIKWPNDILINGKKVVGILTELQAEADQVHSVIIGTGINVNQKVEDFPEELQQIATSIGIETGKHWERALFIQTILLKFEGLYSLYLSQGFHPIKLLWEGYAISLNKKMVARTLNGSVEGKAIGIDHNGVLLIETSDGSIKEIYSADIELK, encoded by the coding sequence ATGCAATCAGAACTTCGAACAAAATTACTAGAAGCTTTTTCAAATGCAGAGGGAGAATTCGTATCTGGACAAAAAATAAGTGAATATATTGGTTGCTCAAGAACAGCTGTTTGGAAACATATAGAAGAATTAAGAAAAGATGGATATGAGTTAGAAGCTGTAAGGCGTCTGGGATACCGCATCACAAAAAAACCGAACAAAATAAGCAGCAATGAAATTCAAATTGGATTAAAGACAAAAACATTAGGACGTCATGTTCATTTTGAAGAAACGGTTGCATCAACACAGAAGATTGCTCAAACATTGGCAGGTAATGGAGCTCCGGAAGGGACTATTGTTGTTGCTGACCAACAAACAAATGGAAGAGGCCGTATGGCAAGAGAATGGTACTCTCCAAGTGGTACAGGTATTTGGATGAGTTTGATTATTAGACCAAACATTCCTATTCATTCTACTCCGCAATTAACTCTCTTAACAGCTGTAGCTATCGTTCAAGCAATTGAAGAACTAACTCCGGTTAAGCCGGATATTAAATGGCCTAATGATATATTAATTAACGGGAAAAAAGTTGTGGGGATATTAACTGAACTGCAGGCGGAGGCAGATCAAGTTCACTCCGTAATTATTGGAACGGGTATTAATGTGAATCAAAAGGTTGAAGACTTTCCTGAGGAACTACAGCAGATTGCCACATCAATAGGAATTGAAACAGGAAAGCATTGGGAAAGAGCTCTATTTATTCAAACGATATTATTGAAATTTGAAGGGTTATATTCGTTATACCTTTCGCAGGGCTTTCATCCAATTAAGCTGTTATGGGAGGGCTATGCCATTAGTTTGAATAAAAAAATGGTGGCAAGGACTCTTAATGGGTCAGTAGAAGGGAAGGCAATTGGTATTGATCATAACGGTGTTCTACTAATTGAGACTAGTGATGGAAGTATTAAAGAAATTTATTCAGCTGATATTGAGTTGAAATAG
- a CDS encoding CCA tRNA nucleotidyltransferase has translation METPFYEAKPILENLHNSDFEAFYVGGAVRDYLLKREIGDIDIATSAKPDEIKQIFSKTVDVGAEHGTIIVLHNNKSFEVTTYRAETGYDDFRRPKSVSFISSLKEDLRRRDFTINAMAMDIEGTIYDYFDGRKHLKEKVIKTVDSPSERFSEDALRMLRAVRFVSQLGFTLCQETKAALKELVYLLDAISVERKTVEIEKLFQGAHYKAAIQTLLDCQMNNYLPGMTEKEQQLKILASFQLDFLSTREDLWTMITYKVEPPSVEKYLRKWKLPVKLIKIVEKNIKFLILLQQEKSWTSLLLYEAGSDCALSVERIRSIIDDPNMLNENINAVKNSLHRLPIQNKNQLDITGHELIKIMKKKPGPWVAKLISEIEREIILDKLENERSAIKEWVLKCNQNFEQNY, from the coding sequence GTGGAGACCCCATTTTATGAAGCAAAACCCATATTAGAAAATTTACATAACTCAGACTTTGAGGCATTTTATGTTGGTGGAGCTGTACGTGATTACTTGCTAAAAAGAGAAATTGGAGATATTGACATTGCAACCTCAGCTAAGCCTGATGAAATTAAACAAATTTTCTCTAAAACGGTCGATGTTGGAGCAGAACATGGAACGATTATCGTGCTACATAATAATAAATCATTCGAAGTTACAACTTATAGAGCTGAAACAGGCTATGATGATTTTCGTAGGCCAAAATCTGTTTCATTTATATCTTCATTAAAAGAAGATTTAAGACGCAGGGATTTTACCATTAATGCGATGGCGATGGATATTGAGGGCACTATTTATGACTATTTTGATGGAAGAAAGCACTTAAAAGAAAAAGTAATAAAGACCGTTGATTCTCCGTCAGAAAGATTTTCTGAGGACGCACTTCGAATGCTTAGAGCGGTTCGTTTTGTTAGTCAATTAGGATTTACTTTATGTCAAGAGACAAAAGCAGCCTTAAAAGAGCTTGTTTATCTGTTAGATGCAATTTCAGTAGAAAGAAAAACAGTAGAAATTGAAAAGCTTTTTCAAGGTGCTCATTATAAAGCTGCCATACAGACACTACTTGATTGTCAGATGAATAACTATTTGCCTGGTATGACTGAAAAAGAGCAGCAGTTAAAAATTTTAGCATCTTTTCAGTTAGACTTTCTTTCAACAAGAGAAGACTTATGGACAATGATTACATATAAGGTCGAACCTCCCTCAGTAGAGAAATACTTAAGAAAATGGAAACTTCCGGTTAAGCTGATTAAAATAGTTGAAAAAAATATAAAATTTCTAATATTACTTCAACAAGAGAAATCATGGACAAGCTTGTTATTGTATGAAGCTGGATCTGACTGTGCACTCTCTGTTGAACGTATTCGCTCTATTATAGATGACCCGAATATGTTAAACGAGAATATTAATGCTGTTAAAAACTCACTCCATAGGCTGCCTATTCAAAATAAGAATCAATTAGATATTACAGGACATGAATTAATTAAAATCATGAAAAAGAAACCTGGTCCTTGGGTAGCAAAACTTATTTCAGAAATAGAAAGAGAAATTATACTAGATAAATTAGAAAATGAAAGGTCAGCAATAAAGGAGTGGGTATTAAAATGCAATCAGAACTTCGAACAAAATTACTAG